A single Augochlora pura isolate Apur16 chromosome 2, APUR_v2.2.1, whole genome shotgun sequence DNA region contains:
- the LOC144478491 gene encoding very-long-chain 3-oxoacyl-CoA reductase yields the protein MTLTCSEIVSLVVLAVIGLRILLRVGVLVWRKLIAPSFGLGIDLSSQGRWAMITGATAGIGKAYAEQLAAKGIDIVLVARDGAHLEETATEIKQRYHVQVRTVEADLTEGEPIFAKIAKATEDLEVGIVVNNAGASYEHPELFTELSDERLSTILRLNVIALTGITRIFLPKMFERRKGVLINISSILSYVPSPYLAVYAATKAYTKKLSYDLAAEAEPRGVTVQCVSPGIVATKMSKIKKATWMAPTPEKYVEASLKTVGIEVCTTGYLTHFLLAAILQGLCCVCEKGTIWLISRTLCNLRARGLKKKERKMKTSE from the exons ATGACGCTAACGTGCAGCGAAATAGTGTCTTTGGTGGTGTTGGCGGTGATCGGTCTAAGAATTTTACTTAGAGTCGGCGTGCTTGTGTGGAGAAAACTTATTGCACCTAGTTTCGGTTTGGGAATCGATCTGAGTTCGCAGGGCAGATGGGCAATGATTACCGGTGCCACTGCTGGAATCGGAAAAGCGTACGCGGAACAACTCGCGGCAAAAGGTATAGACATTGTGTTGGTGGCGCGGGACGGGGCCCACCTAGAGGAGACCGCGACAGAGATCAAACAACGATACCACGTTCAAGTACGAACCGTGGAAGCAGACTTGACCGAAGGCGAACCAATTTTTGCAAAGATCGCTAAAGCAACCGAAGATCTCGAG GTTGGCATTGTCGTCAATAATGCCGGTGCCAGTTACGAACATCCAGAACTATTTACCGAACTTTCGGACGAGCGTTTATCAACCATTTTGCGATTAAACGTGATAGCATTGACGGGAATTACGCGAATTTTTCTCCCGAAAATGTTCGAGCGCAGGAAAGGAGTACTCATAAACATCAGTTCGATATTGTCCTACGTACCGAGTCCTTATCTGGCCGTTTATGCTGCGACCAAAGCTTATACGAAAAAGCTTAGTTACGATTTGGCTGCGGAAGCCGAACCGAGAGGGGTCACCGTTCAATGCGTGTCACCTGGCATCGTAGCGACCAAGATGTCAAAGATCAA AAAAGCGACATGGATGGCTCCCACACCCGAGAAATACGTCGAAGCGTCGTTAAAGACGGTCGGCATTGAAGTGTGTACAACTGGTTATCTCACTCATTTTTTGCTTGCTGCCATTTTACAGGGATTGTGTTGCGTGTGCGAGAAGGGTACTATTTGGCTCATCTCGAGGACATTGTGCAATTTAAGGGCGCgcggtttaaaaaaaaaggaaagaaaaatgaaaactagCGAATAA
- the LOC144478483 gene encoding elongation factor-like GTPase 1 isoform X1: MLKKTKRMQAMSDCRMRLISSEKLSDIQKNPNNIRNICILAHVDHGKTTLADSLVASNGIISKKLAGKLRYLDSRPDEQVRGITMKSSSILLYHEYDHREFAVNLIDSPGHVDFASEVSSAVRLCDGAIILIDVVEGVCPQTRGALSTSYAEGLKPILVLNKIDRLITEMKLSPLDAYVHLSQVLEQVNAVMGELFASDAMQREEKEEKNEKVRKEEREKQNEEEAVARGEDRVSRNASGTISERYLTDWQSVMEDMDDSGLYFSPEQGNVLFSSATDGWGFGVKDFAKIFAAKLGFSETVLSKTLWGDFYANTKTKRIMKGAQEKAKKPLFVQLILDNLWTLYETIMIRKDKEKISSMAEKLDIKLTSRDLRHTDPKAQLQAICSQWLPLARACLDAVCENVPAPNNLTTEKIERLLCGRFDFSSLPDETRRLKEAFSACDSSLGSPVIVFVSKMFPAEKKTLPENKPKPLTPEELAQRKDIARLRHAAKTADKAVEKKAEQDVAEHRAECDVVENQARSSSWYGGAIEKEREKEKVAEATEVGATTETTNPCDETALIAFARAYSGRLTRGSTVYVLGPKHDPRRVGELPTDQTITLKDLKAGRHVTRVTVRKLYFLMGRELEPTDTVTAGNVFGIGDLEEHVLKTATLSSTVACPPFSEPMSFGVPIMRVALEPKHPNDLPALINGLKLLNQADACAVVRIQESGEIVLNTAGEVHLERCLEDLRLRYAKVDVNVSEPIVPFRETVVPPPKVDMVNEAIEKKPEDVSLTTWTANRRCYFEIDARPLPEKVTKILEKNASLIKSMYRRHGKLSLETEQEHELNPKQEEGQEVAREQDEDDDEDENENEEMGTATAKPLLPGGEKKQKALAVFKHELSIGFREAGQENILDKIWSFGPRNCGPNIFLNETDYRQNKFWEAHSKSTDPRFPYESSMVSGFQLATLAGPLCEEPMTGVCFVLKKWIICQDSQGENCGQNQGRVGGLLMSACKEACRRAFNSRCPRLVTPMYSCSVLVNSDVLGKLYAVFGKRQGRVIATDSTGFGGRFRVLATLPVPESFQLARELRTQTSGLASPQLVFSHWEVIEQDPYWTPSTDEEYLHFGDKADSENRAKKYMDAVRRRKGLSVDSQLVTHAEKQRTLAKKK, encoded by the exons ATGCTGAAGAAAACCAAGAGGATGCAAGCAATGAG CGATTGCAGAATGCGACTAATCAGCTCGGAAAAATTATCAGACATTCAAAAGAATCCGAACAATATTCGGAACATTTGCATATTGGCGCACGTCGATCATGGGAAAACCACGTTGGCGGATTCGTTGGTGGCCAGTAATGGAATTATCTCGAAGAAACTCGCAGGCAAGCTCCGATACTTGGACAGTCGACCGGACGAACAGGTACGTGGAATCACTATGAAGTCCAGTTCGATCTTGTTGTACCACGAGTACGATCATCGAGAGTTTGCGGTGAATCTGATCGATTCGCCGGGTCATGTAGACTTTGCTTCCGAAGTTTCGTCGGCGGTTCGACTATGCGACGGAGCGATCATCTTGATCGATGTGGTGGAGGGAGTGTGCCCGCAGACGCGGGGTGCCCTGTCCACTTCGTACGCCGAGGGTCTCAAGCCGATCTTGGTTTTGAACAAGATCGACAGGTTGATTACGGAAATGAAACTGTCGCCGTTGGACGCTTACGTGCACTTGAGCCAAGTACTCGAACAGGTGAACGCTGTGATGGGCGAGTTGTTTGCCAGCGACGCGATGCAACGGGAAGAAAAGGAGGAGAAAAACGAGAAGGTGAGAAAGGAGGAAAGGGAGAAACAGAATGAAGAAGAAGCAGTAGCGAGAGGCGAAGACCGAGTTTCGAGGAACGCATCGGGAACCATTTCGGAACGTTATTTGACCGACTGGCAGTCGGTGATGGAGGACATGGACGATTCCGGCCTATATTTCTCGCCCGAACAAggtaatgttttattttcgagtGCGACAGATGGCTGGGGATTCGGTGTCAAGGACTTTGCCAAGATATTTGCCGCAAAATTGGGTTTTAGCGAAACGGTATTGTCGAAAACGCTCTGGGGCGATTTCTATGCAAACACCAAGACCAAAAGGATCATGAAAGGTGCTCAGGAGAAAGCAAAGAAGCCCCTATTCGTTCAGCTGATTCTGGACAACTTGTGGACGCTATACGAAACGATAATGATAAGAAAGGACAAGGAGAAGATAAGCTCGATGGCGGAGAAACTCGACATCAAGTTGACGAGCAGAGATCTGAGACACACGGATCCCAAAGCTCAGTTGCAAGCCATTTGTTCGCAGTGGTTGCCACTGGCTCGAGCTTGCCTTGACGCTGTCTGCGAGAATGTCCCGGCGCCCAACAACTTGACAACCGAGAAGATTGAACGTCTGTTGTGTGGACGTTTCGACTTTTCTTCGTTACCCGACGAGACGCGCCGCTTGAAAGAAGCCTTCTCAGCCTGTGACTCGTCCCTTGGTTCGCCGGTGATCGTCTTTGTGTCAAAAATGTTCCCGGCCGAGAAGAAAACGTTGCCAGAAAATAAACCGAAACCGCTCACTCCGGAGGAATTGGCGCAACGAAAAGATATCGCGCGTCTCAGGCACGCGGCGAAGACTGCGGACAAGGCTGTCGAGAAAAAGGCAGAACAAGATGTAGCGGAACATCGAGCAGAATGCGATGTCGTTGAGAACCAGGCGAGATCGTCGTCATGGTACGGCGGAGCAATCGAAAAggaaagggaaaaagaaaaagtcgcGGAAGCCACTGAAGTCGGCGCGACGACAGAAACGACCAATCCATGCGATGAAACTGCGTTGATTGCGTTCGCCAGAGCCTATTCCGGCAGGTTGACCAGGGGTAGCACCGTGTACGTTTTAGGGCCGAAACACGATCCTCGGCGAGTCGGTGAGTTACCGACGGACCAGACCATCACGCTCAAGGACTTGAAAGCCGGCAGACACGTAACCAGAGTCACCGTACGAAAACTCTATTTTTTAATGGGCAGGGAACTGGAACCTACGGATACGGTCACCGCTGGTAACGTCTTCGGAATCGGTGACTTGGAGGAACACGTATTGAAGACGGCCACCCTTTCTTCCACCGTTGCCTGTCCTCCGTTTTCCGAACCTATGTCGTTCGGCGTCCCTATAATGAGGGTTGCTCTGGAACCGAAACATCCAAACGATTTACCGGCTCTGATCAATGGTTTAAAACTGTTGAATCAGGCAGACGCTTGCGCCGTAGTTCGCATTCAAGAGAGCGGGGAAATTGTACTGAATACTGCCGGAGAAGTGCATTTGGAACGATGTTTGGAAGATCTGCGACTGAGATACGCCAAAGTCGATGTAAACGTATCGGAGCCTATAGTACCGTTCCGGGAGACAGTCGTACCTCCGCCCAAGGTCGACATGGTCAACGAGGCGATCGAAAAAAAGCCGGAAGACGTCAGCTTGACCACTTGGACGGCAAATCGGCGATGCTACTTCGAAATAGACGCCAGACCTTTGCCAGAAAAGGTTACCAAGATTTTGGAGAAAAACGCGAGTTTGATCAAGTCGATGTATCGTCGACATGGGAAATTATCCTTGGAGACGGAGCAAGAGCACGAACTGAACCCGAAACAGGAGGAGGGGCAGGAAGTGGCGAGAGAACAGGACGAAGACGATGACGAggacgagaacgagaacgaagAAATGGGAACGGCAACGGCGAAACCGTTGTTGCcaggaggagagaaaaagcAAAAAGCGCTTGCCGTGTTCAAGCACGAGTTATCGATTGGTTTTCGAGAGGCGGGTCAAGAAAATATCTTAGACAAGATATGGTCGTTCGGACCGCGAAACTGCGGTCCCAATATCTTCTTGAACGAAACAGATTACCGACAGAACAAATTTTGGGAAGCTCATTCAAAGTCTACCGATCCACGATTTCC ATACGAAAGCAGTATGGTTAGCGGATTTCAACTCGCAACGCTTGCCGGGCCGCTGTGCGAAGAACCTATGACGGGTGTCTGTTTCGTCCTGAAGAAATGGATCATCTGTCAAGATTCCCAAGG TGAAAATTGCGGCCAGAACCAAGGCCGTGTAGGTGGACTTTTGATGTCAGCATGTAAAGAAGCTTGTCGCCGAGCCTTCAACTCTAGATGCCCTCGGTTGGTTACACCGATGTATAGCTGCAGCGTTTTAGTTAACTCGGATGTTTTGG gAAAATTGTACGCTGTATTTGGAAAGAGACAAGGCCGTGTAATCGCTACGGATAGTACTGGATTTGGTGGACGATTTCGCGTGCTGGCAACATTACCCGTACCAGAGAGTTTCCAACTTGCCAGAGAATTGCGAACTCAAACGTCCGGGCTGGCTAGTCCTCAACTGGTTTTCAGCCATTGGGAG GTGATCGAGCAAGATCCTTACTGGACACCTTCCACCGACGAGGAATATCTTCATTTCGGTGACAAGGCAGACAGTGAAAACAGAGCAAAGAAATACATGGATGCGGTTCGTCGACGCAAAGGTCTATCCGTCGATTCTCAACTTGTTACACACGCGGAGAAACAACGTACAttggcgaaaaaaaaataa
- the LOC144478483 gene encoding elongation factor-like GTPase 1 isoform X2, giving the protein MRLISSEKLSDIQKNPNNIRNICILAHVDHGKTTLADSLVASNGIISKKLAGKLRYLDSRPDEQVRGITMKSSSILLYHEYDHREFAVNLIDSPGHVDFASEVSSAVRLCDGAIILIDVVEGVCPQTRGALSTSYAEGLKPILVLNKIDRLITEMKLSPLDAYVHLSQVLEQVNAVMGELFASDAMQREEKEEKNEKVRKEEREKQNEEEAVARGEDRVSRNASGTISERYLTDWQSVMEDMDDSGLYFSPEQGNVLFSSATDGWGFGVKDFAKIFAAKLGFSETVLSKTLWGDFYANTKTKRIMKGAQEKAKKPLFVQLILDNLWTLYETIMIRKDKEKISSMAEKLDIKLTSRDLRHTDPKAQLQAICSQWLPLARACLDAVCENVPAPNNLTTEKIERLLCGRFDFSSLPDETRRLKEAFSACDSSLGSPVIVFVSKMFPAEKKTLPENKPKPLTPEELAQRKDIARLRHAAKTADKAVEKKAEQDVAEHRAECDVVENQARSSSWYGGAIEKEREKEKVAEATEVGATTETTNPCDETALIAFARAYSGRLTRGSTVYVLGPKHDPRRVGELPTDQTITLKDLKAGRHVTRVTVRKLYFLMGRELEPTDTVTAGNVFGIGDLEEHVLKTATLSSTVACPPFSEPMSFGVPIMRVALEPKHPNDLPALINGLKLLNQADACAVVRIQESGEIVLNTAGEVHLERCLEDLRLRYAKVDVNVSEPIVPFRETVVPPPKVDMVNEAIEKKPEDVSLTTWTANRRCYFEIDARPLPEKVTKILEKNASLIKSMYRRHGKLSLETEQEHELNPKQEEGQEVAREQDEDDDEDENENEEMGTATAKPLLPGGEKKQKALAVFKHELSIGFREAGQENILDKIWSFGPRNCGPNIFLNETDYRQNKFWEAHSKSTDPRFPYESSMVSGFQLATLAGPLCEEPMTGVCFVLKKWIICQDSQGENCGQNQGRVGGLLMSACKEACRRAFNSRCPRLVTPMYSCSVLVNSDVLGKLYAVFGKRQGRVIATDSTGFGGRFRVLATLPVPESFQLARELRTQTSGLASPQLVFSHWEVIEQDPYWTPSTDEEYLHFGDKADSENRAKKYMDAVRRRKGLSVDSQLVTHAEKQRTLAKKK; this is encoded by the exons ATGCGACTAATCAGCTCGGAAAAATTATCAGACATTCAAAAGAATCCGAACAATATTCGGAACATTTGCATATTGGCGCACGTCGATCATGGGAAAACCACGTTGGCGGATTCGTTGGTGGCCAGTAATGGAATTATCTCGAAGAAACTCGCAGGCAAGCTCCGATACTTGGACAGTCGACCGGACGAACAGGTACGTGGAATCACTATGAAGTCCAGTTCGATCTTGTTGTACCACGAGTACGATCATCGAGAGTTTGCGGTGAATCTGATCGATTCGCCGGGTCATGTAGACTTTGCTTCCGAAGTTTCGTCGGCGGTTCGACTATGCGACGGAGCGATCATCTTGATCGATGTGGTGGAGGGAGTGTGCCCGCAGACGCGGGGTGCCCTGTCCACTTCGTACGCCGAGGGTCTCAAGCCGATCTTGGTTTTGAACAAGATCGACAGGTTGATTACGGAAATGAAACTGTCGCCGTTGGACGCTTACGTGCACTTGAGCCAAGTACTCGAACAGGTGAACGCTGTGATGGGCGAGTTGTTTGCCAGCGACGCGATGCAACGGGAAGAAAAGGAGGAGAAAAACGAGAAGGTGAGAAAGGAGGAAAGGGAGAAACAGAATGAAGAAGAAGCAGTAGCGAGAGGCGAAGACCGAGTTTCGAGGAACGCATCGGGAACCATTTCGGAACGTTATTTGACCGACTGGCAGTCGGTGATGGAGGACATGGACGATTCCGGCCTATATTTCTCGCCCGAACAAggtaatgttttattttcgagtGCGACAGATGGCTGGGGATTCGGTGTCAAGGACTTTGCCAAGATATTTGCCGCAAAATTGGGTTTTAGCGAAACGGTATTGTCGAAAACGCTCTGGGGCGATTTCTATGCAAACACCAAGACCAAAAGGATCATGAAAGGTGCTCAGGAGAAAGCAAAGAAGCCCCTATTCGTTCAGCTGATTCTGGACAACTTGTGGACGCTATACGAAACGATAATGATAAGAAAGGACAAGGAGAAGATAAGCTCGATGGCGGAGAAACTCGACATCAAGTTGACGAGCAGAGATCTGAGACACACGGATCCCAAAGCTCAGTTGCAAGCCATTTGTTCGCAGTGGTTGCCACTGGCTCGAGCTTGCCTTGACGCTGTCTGCGAGAATGTCCCGGCGCCCAACAACTTGACAACCGAGAAGATTGAACGTCTGTTGTGTGGACGTTTCGACTTTTCTTCGTTACCCGACGAGACGCGCCGCTTGAAAGAAGCCTTCTCAGCCTGTGACTCGTCCCTTGGTTCGCCGGTGATCGTCTTTGTGTCAAAAATGTTCCCGGCCGAGAAGAAAACGTTGCCAGAAAATAAACCGAAACCGCTCACTCCGGAGGAATTGGCGCAACGAAAAGATATCGCGCGTCTCAGGCACGCGGCGAAGACTGCGGACAAGGCTGTCGAGAAAAAGGCAGAACAAGATGTAGCGGAACATCGAGCAGAATGCGATGTCGTTGAGAACCAGGCGAGATCGTCGTCATGGTACGGCGGAGCAATCGAAAAggaaagggaaaaagaaaaagtcgcGGAAGCCACTGAAGTCGGCGCGACGACAGAAACGACCAATCCATGCGATGAAACTGCGTTGATTGCGTTCGCCAGAGCCTATTCCGGCAGGTTGACCAGGGGTAGCACCGTGTACGTTTTAGGGCCGAAACACGATCCTCGGCGAGTCGGTGAGTTACCGACGGACCAGACCATCACGCTCAAGGACTTGAAAGCCGGCAGACACGTAACCAGAGTCACCGTACGAAAACTCTATTTTTTAATGGGCAGGGAACTGGAACCTACGGATACGGTCACCGCTGGTAACGTCTTCGGAATCGGTGACTTGGAGGAACACGTATTGAAGACGGCCACCCTTTCTTCCACCGTTGCCTGTCCTCCGTTTTCCGAACCTATGTCGTTCGGCGTCCCTATAATGAGGGTTGCTCTGGAACCGAAACATCCAAACGATTTACCGGCTCTGATCAATGGTTTAAAACTGTTGAATCAGGCAGACGCTTGCGCCGTAGTTCGCATTCAAGAGAGCGGGGAAATTGTACTGAATACTGCCGGAGAAGTGCATTTGGAACGATGTTTGGAAGATCTGCGACTGAGATACGCCAAAGTCGATGTAAACGTATCGGAGCCTATAGTACCGTTCCGGGAGACAGTCGTACCTCCGCCCAAGGTCGACATGGTCAACGAGGCGATCGAAAAAAAGCCGGAAGACGTCAGCTTGACCACTTGGACGGCAAATCGGCGATGCTACTTCGAAATAGACGCCAGACCTTTGCCAGAAAAGGTTACCAAGATTTTGGAGAAAAACGCGAGTTTGATCAAGTCGATGTATCGTCGACATGGGAAATTATCCTTGGAGACGGAGCAAGAGCACGAACTGAACCCGAAACAGGAGGAGGGGCAGGAAGTGGCGAGAGAACAGGACGAAGACGATGACGAggacgagaacgagaacgaagAAATGGGAACGGCAACGGCGAAACCGTTGTTGCcaggaggagagaaaaagcAAAAAGCGCTTGCCGTGTTCAAGCACGAGTTATCGATTGGTTTTCGAGAGGCGGGTCAAGAAAATATCTTAGACAAGATATGGTCGTTCGGACCGCGAAACTGCGGTCCCAATATCTTCTTGAACGAAACAGATTACCGACAGAACAAATTTTGGGAAGCTCATTCAAAGTCTACCGATCCACGATTTCC ATACGAAAGCAGTATGGTTAGCGGATTTCAACTCGCAACGCTTGCCGGGCCGCTGTGCGAAGAACCTATGACGGGTGTCTGTTTCGTCCTGAAGAAATGGATCATCTGTCAAGATTCCCAAGG TGAAAATTGCGGCCAGAACCAAGGCCGTGTAGGTGGACTTTTGATGTCAGCATGTAAAGAAGCTTGTCGCCGAGCCTTCAACTCTAGATGCCCTCGGTTGGTTACACCGATGTATAGCTGCAGCGTTTTAGTTAACTCGGATGTTTTGG gAAAATTGTACGCTGTATTTGGAAAGAGACAAGGCCGTGTAATCGCTACGGATAGTACTGGATTTGGTGGACGATTTCGCGTGCTGGCAACATTACCCGTACCAGAGAGTTTCCAACTTGCCAGAGAATTGCGAACTCAAACGTCCGGGCTGGCTAGTCCTCAACTGGTTTTCAGCCATTGGGAG GTGATCGAGCAAGATCCTTACTGGACACCTTCCACCGACGAGGAATATCTTCATTTCGGTGACAAGGCAGACAGTGAAAACAGAGCAAAGAAATACATGGATGCGGTTCGTCGACGCAAAGGTCTATCCGTCGATTCTCAACTTGTTACACACGCGGAGAAACAACGTACAttggcgaaaaaaaaataa
- the LOC144478483 gene encoding elongation factor-like GTPase 1 isoform X3, with translation MKLSPLDAYVHLSQVLEQVNAVMGELFASDAMQREEKEEKNEKVRKEEREKQNEEEAVARGEDRVSRNASGTISERYLTDWQSVMEDMDDSGLYFSPEQGNVLFSSATDGWGFGVKDFAKIFAAKLGFSETVLSKTLWGDFYANTKTKRIMKGAQEKAKKPLFVQLILDNLWTLYETIMIRKDKEKISSMAEKLDIKLTSRDLRHTDPKAQLQAICSQWLPLARACLDAVCENVPAPNNLTTEKIERLLCGRFDFSSLPDETRRLKEAFSACDSSLGSPVIVFVSKMFPAEKKTLPENKPKPLTPEELAQRKDIARLRHAAKTADKAVEKKAEQDVAEHRAECDVVENQARSSSWYGGAIEKEREKEKVAEATEVGATTETTNPCDETALIAFARAYSGRLTRGSTVYVLGPKHDPRRVGELPTDQTITLKDLKAGRHVTRVTVRKLYFLMGRELEPTDTVTAGNVFGIGDLEEHVLKTATLSSTVACPPFSEPMSFGVPIMRVALEPKHPNDLPALINGLKLLNQADACAVVRIQESGEIVLNTAGEVHLERCLEDLRLRYAKVDVNVSEPIVPFRETVVPPPKVDMVNEAIEKKPEDVSLTTWTANRRCYFEIDARPLPEKVTKILEKNASLIKSMYRRHGKLSLETEQEHELNPKQEEGQEVAREQDEDDDEDENENEEMGTATAKPLLPGGEKKQKALAVFKHELSIGFREAGQENILDKIWSFGPRNCGPNIFLNETDYRQNKFWEAHSKSTDPRFPYESSMVSGFQLATLAGPLCEEPMTGVCFVLKKWIICQDSQGENCGQNQGRVGGLLMSACKEACRRAFNSRCPRLVTPMYSCSVLVNSDVLGKLYAVFGKRQGRVIATDSTGFGGRFRVLATLPVPESFQLARELRTQTSGLASPQLVFSHWEVIEQDPYWTPSTDEEYLHFGDKADSENRAKKYMDAVRRRKGLSVDSQLVTHAEKQRTLAKKK, from the exons ATGAAACTGTCGCCGTTGGACGCTTACGTGCACTTGAGCCAAGTACTCGAACAGGTGAACGCTGTGATGGGCGAGTTGTTTGCCAGCGACGCGATGCAACGGGAAGAAAAGGAGGAGAAAAACGAGAAGGTGAGAAAGGAGGAAAGGGAGAAACAGAATGAAGAAGAAGCAGTAGCGAGAGGCGAAGACCGAGTTTCGAGGAACGCATCGGGAACCATTTCGGAACGTTATTTGACCGACTGGCAGTCGGTGATGGAGGACATGGACGATTCCGGCCTATATTTCTCGCCCGAACAAggtaatgttttattttcgagtGCGACAGATGGCTGGGGATTCGGTGTCAAGGACTTTGCCAAGATATTTGCCGCAAAATTGGGTTTTAGCGAAACGGTATTGTCGAAAACGCTCTGGGGCGATTTCTATGCAAACACCAAGACCAAAAGGATCATGAAAGGTGCTCAGGAGAAAGCAAAGAAGCCCCTATTCGTTCAGCTGATTCTGGACAACTTGTGGACGCTATACGAAACGATAATGATAAGAAAGGACAAGGAGAAGATAAGCTCGATGGCGGAGAAACTCGACATCAAGTTGACGAGCAGAGATCTGAGACACACGGATCCCAAAGCTCAGTTGCAAGCCATTTGTTCGCAGTGGTTGCCACTGGCTCGAGCTTGCCTTGACGCTGTCTGCGAGAATGTCCCGGCGCCCAACAACTTGACAACCGAGAAGATTGAACGTCTGTTGTGTGGACGTTTCGACTTTTCTTCGTTACCCGACGAGACGCGCCGCTTGAAAGAAGCCTTCTCAGCCTGTGACTCGTCCCTTGGTTCGCCGGTGATCGTCTTTGTGTCAAAAATGTTCCCGGCCGAGAAGAAAACGTTGCCAGAAAATAAACCGAAACCGCTCACTCCGGAGGAATTGGCGCAACGAAAAGATATCGCGCGTCTCAGGCACGCGGCGAAGACTGCGGACAAGGCTGTCGAGAAAAAGGCAGAACAAGATGTAGCGGAACATCGAGCAGAATGCGATGTCGTTGAGAACCAGGCGAGATCGTCGTCATGGTACGGCGGAGCAATCGAAAAggaaagggaaaaagaaaaagtcgcGGAAGCCACTGAAGTCGGCGCGACGACAGAAACGACCAATCCATGCGATGAAACTGCGTTGATTGCGTTCGCCAGAGCCTATTCCGGCAGGTTGACCAGGGGTAGCACCGTGTACGTTTTAGGGCCGAAACACGATCCTCGGCGAGTCGGTGAGTTACCGACGGACCAGACCATCACGCTCAAGGACTTGAAAGCCGGCAGACACGTAACCAGAGTCACCGTACGAAAACTCTATTTTTTAATGGGCAGGGAACTGGAACCTACGGATACGGTCACCGCTGGTAACGTCTTCGGAATCGGTGACTTGGAGGAACACGTATTGAAGACGGCCACCCTTTCTTCCACCGTTGCCTGTCCTCCGTTTTCCGAACCTATGTCGTTCGGCGTCCCTATAATGAGGGTTGCTCTGGAACCGAAACATCCAAACGATTTACCGGCTCTGATCAATGGTTTAAAACTGTTGAATCAGGCAGACGCTTGCGCCGTAGTTCGCATTCAAGAGAGCGGGGAAATTGTACTGAATACTGCCGGAGAAGTGCATTTGGAACGATGTTTGGAAGATCTGCGACTGAGATACGCCAAAGTCGATGTAAACGTATCGGAGCCTATAGTACCGTTCCGGGAGACAGTCGTACCTCCGCCCAAGGTCGACATGGTCAACGAGGCGATCGAAAAAAAGCCGGAAGACGTCAGCTTGACCACTTGGACGGCAAATCGGCGATGCTACTTCGAAATAGACGCCAGACCTTTGCCAGAAAAGGTTACCAAGATTTTGGAGAAAAACGCGAGTTTGATCAAGTCGATGTATCGTCGACATGGGAAATTATCCTTGGAGACGGAGCAAGAGCACGAACTGAACCCGAAACAGGAGGAGGGGCAGGAAGTGGCGAGAGAACAGGACGAAGACGATGACGAggacgagaacgagaacgaagAAATGGGAACGGCAACGGCGAAACCGTTGTTGCcaggaggagagaaaaagcAAAAAGCGCTTGCCGTGTTCAAGCACGAGTTATCGATTGGTTTTCGAGAGGCGGGTCAAGAAAATATCTTAGACAAGATATGGTCGTTCGGACCGCGAAACTGCGGTCCCAATATCTTCTTGAACGAAACAGATTACCGACAGAACAAATTTTGGGAAGCTCATTCAAAGTCTACCGATCCACGATTTCC ATACGAAAGCAGTATGGTTAGCGGATTTCAACTCGCAACGCTTGCCGGGCCGCTGTGCGAAGAACCTATGACGGGTGTCTGTTTCGTCCTGAAGAAATGGATCATCTGTCAAGATTCCCAAGG TGAAAATTGCGGCCAGAACCAAGGCCGTGTAGGTGGACTTTTGATGTCAGCATGTAAAGAAGCTTGTCGCCGAGCCTTCAACTCTAGATGCCCTCGGTTGGTTACACCGATGTATAGCTGCAGCGTTTTAGTTAACTCGGATGTTTTGG gAAAATTGTACGCTGTATTTGGAAAGAGACAAGGCCGTGTAATCGCTACGGATAGTACTGGATTTGGTGGACGATTTCGCGTGCTGGCAACATTACCCGTACCAGAGAGTTTCCAACTTGCCAGAGAATTGCGAACTCAAACGTCCGGGCTGGCTAGTCCTCAACTGGTTTTCAGCCATTGGGAG GTGATCGAGCAAGATCCTTACTGGACACCTTCCACCGACGAGGAATATCTTCATTTCGGTGACAAGGCAGACAGTGAAAACAGAGCAAAGAAATACATGGATGCGGTTCGTCGACGCAAAGGTCTATCCGTCGATTCTCAACTTGTTACACACGCGGAGAAACAACGTACAttggcgaaaaaaaaataa